A single window of Solanum dulcamara chromosome 5, daSolDulc1.2, whole genome shotgun sequence DNA harbors:
- the LOC129888403 gene encoding uncharacterized protein LOC129888403 has translation MEPSRIAAATDDQLARTSEIESQLSSVVYELSQQVQGAMENMLKMINEIDQSSTEVTEDMEKCKDSALERRKTLEEQKEHFQRAAYAILNMLNNQESG, from the exons ATGGAACCTTCTAGAATCGCCGCTGCCACTGACGATCAACTTGCTCGGACTTCTGAAATCGAATCTCAGCTTTCCTCCGTCGTTTACG AGCTCTCACAACAAGTGCAAGGGGCAATGGAGAACATGCTGAAGATGATAAA CGAAATTGATCAGAGCTCCACTGAAGTAACAGAAGacatggagaagtgcaaggacTCTGCTCTTGAGAGGAGGAAAACTTTAGAGGAACAGAAGGAACATTTTCAAAGAGCTGCTTATGCTATTTTGAACATGCTGAATAACCAGGAGAGTGGATAA